From the genome of Nitrosopumilus sp., one region includes:
- a CDS encoding elongation factor EF-2, protein MAKFKSTSEVMKIIKNKSNIRNFGVIAHVDHGKTSMSDSLLAYSGIIAPSAAGKALAMDFDKEEQERGITIYQANVTLLFSQQDEEYVINMIDTPGHVDFSGRVIRSLRAIDGAVVVCDAVEGIMTQTETVTRMALEERVKPVLFINKVDRLIKELRLTPEKMQAQLAEVVSNFNQLVDTYAEQEYKEKWKVSIQDASVTFGSAKDRWAINTDLMKERGITFKDVIDAYTDEKVSDLVEKAPLADAVLEMVVKHHPAPNEAIKYRIPQIWKGDLESDVGKALLAGADDGPTIMMVVNMVLDPAAGPVAIGRLFSGTIKDGQTLHIIDEKREGRVQSVNFFMGNQREQVGELGAGNIPALLGLTECRAGNTLSSVKGIPMFEGVKYVSEPVVQIAIEPKHPKDLPKLVDILKQLTIEDPNLVVKIDEESGETIVAGMGVLHLDVAVHRIQDAKCDIITSEPLINYRETVKGGCEPIMAKSPNRHNKIFMKVEQLEPEIAHMLRTGEISDLKDKKVVSDLLKGAGWDTDTIKRVMKFDSRGNVLINGTKGVQFVQESTDSINSGFEEVMKEGPLCKEQMRDCKFIFTHFVPHEDTAHRGLSQLGPASRRACMGALLTAGTAVLEPTLAIEVRVPTDLVGNVATILSGKRGKVLDMSQKGASSIVVGEIPASETFTLSEAMRGQTAGRATWNTSFKEWTEVPKSLLAAGVADIRKRKGLAPEPPGVGEFIDKV, encoded by the coding sequence ATGGCAAAATTCAAGTCGACATCAGAAGTCATGAAAATTATTAAGAATAAATCCAATATTCGTAACTTTGGTGTAATAGCTCATGTTGATCACGGAAAGACTAGCATGAGTGACAGCCTTTTGGCATATTCTGGAATTATTGCCCCCTCAGCTGCCGGAAAGGCACTTGCAATGGACTTTGACAAAGAAGAGCAAGAAAGAGGAATTACAATTTATCAGGCAAACGTCACCTTGCTCTTTTCTCAACAAGATGAGGAATACGTAATTAACATGATTGATACTCCCGGACACGTAGATTTCAGTGGAAGAGTCATTCGAAGTCTTAGGGCAATTGATGGTGCCGTAGTGGTGTGCGATGCAGTGGAAGGCATTATGACTCAGACTGAAACCGTAACCCGAATGGCACTTGAAGAGAGAGTAAAGCCTGTATTGTTTATCAACAAAGTTGACAGGCTTATCAAAGAGCTAAGGCTGACTCCTGAAAAAATGCAAGCACAGTTGGCAGAAGTAGTCTCAAATTTCAATCAACTAGTTGACACGTATGCCGAACAAGAATACAAAGAAAAATGGAAGGTATCCATTCAGGATGCAAGCGTGACGTTTGGTTCTGCCAAGGATAGATGGGCAATTAACACTGATTTAATGAAAGAGCGTGGAATCACGTTCAAAGACGTAATTGATGCTTATACTGATGAAAAAGTCTCAGACCTTGTAGAGAAGGCACCTTTGGCTGATGCAGTGCTTGAAATGGTGGTAAAGCATCATCCTGCCCCTAATGAGGCAATCAAGTATAGAATTCCTCAAATTTGGAAGGGTGACTTGGAATCTGACGTTGGCAAAGCTTTGCTTGCCGGTGCTGATGACGGTCCTACCATTATGATGGTTGTAAACATGGTGTTGGATCCTGCAGCAGGACCTGTCGCAATTGGAAGGCTGTTTTCTGGAACCATAAAAGACGGGCAAACACTCCACATAATTGACGAGAAAAGAGAGGGAAGAGTACAGTCTGTCAATTTCTTTATGGGTAATCAGAGAGAGCAGGTAGGCGAACTTGGAGCCGGAAACATTCCTGCATTATTGGGACTAACTGAATGCCGGGCCGGCAACACGCTGTCTTCTGTAAAGGGAATTCCAATGTTTGAGGGTGTAAAATATGTTTCAGAACCCGTAGTTCAAATTGCAATTGAGCCAAAACATCCTAAAGATTTGCCAAAGCTTGTAGATATTCTAAAGCAGCTTACCATCGAGGATCCTAACCTGGTTGTAAAAATTGACGAAGAAAGCGGTGAGACGATAGTTGCAGGTATGGGTGTGTTGCACTTGGATGTTGCAGTACATAGAATTCAAGATGCAAAATGTGATATTATAACATCTGAACCGCTGATCAACTACAGGGAAACTGTAAAGGGCGGATGTGAGCCAATAATGGCAAAATCCCCAAACAGACACAACAAAATTTTCATGAAGGTGGAGCAGTTAGAGCCAGAAATTGCACACATGCTAAGAACTGGTGAAATCAGTGACTTGAAAGACAAGAAGGTTGTCTCTGATTTGCTAAAGGGCGCAGGATGGGATACTGATACCATCAAGAGAGTCATGAAATTTGATTCACGTGGCAACGTACTGATTAACGGAACAAAGGGTGTTCAGTTTGTTCAAGAGTCAACTGATTCAATCAATTCTGGATTTGAAGAGGTGATGAAAGAGGGACCTCTTTGCAAGGAGCAGATGAGGGATTGCAAGTTTATCTTTACTCACTTTGTACCTCACGAAGATACTGCACACAGAGGGCTGTCTCAATTGGGACCTGCCTCACGTCGTGCATGCATGGGTGCGTTGTTGACTGCAGGCACTGCAGTTTTGGAGCCTACATTGGCAATTGAAGTTCGTGTACCTACTGATTTGGTTGGAAACGTTGCAACCATTCTATCTGGCAAGCGTGGCAAAGTGCTTGACATGTCGCAAAAAGGCGCATCAAGCATTGTAGTTGGTGAGATTCCAGCTTCTGAGACATTTACCTTGTCTGAGGCCATGAGAGGTCAAACTGCAGGACGTGCAACATGGAATACTTCCTTTAAGGAATGGACGGAGGTTCCAAAGTCTCTGTTAGCTGCAGGAGTTGCTGATATTCGAAAGAGAAAAGGACTGGCACCAGAACCACCAGGTGTTGGTGAATTCATCGACAAGGTATAA
- a CDS encoding ABC transporter substrate-binding protein, which translates to MEISVGHTPDSDDAFMFYGMFTDKVPSPDFKVNHVIEDIEKLNRKATDPVLDVTAVSVHACAFIPGYTILRSGGSFGINYGPIVTAKKQMTIDEIKKCKIAIPGKMTSAFLLLQLMIGKFDYVEMNFSDIPEAVRTGKVDVGLVIHETQLSYEQEGNVKILDVGEWWNKTTDGLPVPLGINVMKTDLGMETIVKFDKYLQASIEFGIEHFDDALEYAMQYSRGKERDLIEKFVKMYVNQVTVNMGEPGEESIRRLFQMAKEKGLVPDFEISIATK; encoded by the coding sequence GTGGAAATTTCCGTAGGCCATACTCCTGATTCTGATGACGCGTTCATGTTTTATGGAATGTTTACCGACAAGGTTCCATCTCCAGACTTTAAGGTCAATCACGTTATTGAGGACATTGAAAAATTAAACCGCAAAGCGACTGATCCAGTGCTTGATGTAACTGCAGTTTCAGTCCATGCATGTGCATTCATTCCAGGATATACAATCTTGAGAAGCGGCGGAAGCTTTGGAATCAACTACGGTCCAATAGTTACAGCAAAAAAACAAATGACGATAGACGAGATAAAAAAATGCAAGATTGCCATTCCAGGAAAGATGACATCTGCATTTTTACTGCTTCAGCTAATGATTGGAAAGTTTGATTACGTAGAAATGAATTTCAGCGACATTCCGGAGGCTGTCAGGACAGGCAAGGTGGATGTAGGACTTGTAATACACGAGACCCAATTGTCATACGAGCAGGAAGGAAACGTGAAAATTCTAGACGTTGGAGAATGGTGGAACAAGACAACAGACGGCCTACCGGTGCCACTCGGAATTAACGTGATGAAAACAGACTTGGGCATGGAAACAATTGTAAAATTTGACAAATATCTTCAGGCGTCAATTGAGTTTGGGATAGAGCATTTTGATGATGCGTTGGAATATGCAATGCAGTATTCCAGAGGAAAGGAAAGGGATCTGATTGAGAAATTTGTAAAGATGTATGTCAATCAGGTTACAGTCAACATGGGGGAACCAGGAGAAGAATCAATCAGGAGATTGTTCCAGATGGCAAAGGAAAAGGGCCTCGTACCAGACTTTGAGATCAGCATTGCCACCAAGTAA
- a CDS encoding sugar isomerase: MNSIEAYEKDIQMQLDFLKSFRQQKTLSARRQKNIIFSGSGDSLASALLAESMSDGVVRAMDPLDLYRNKKLVKSRHVYFISISGNTIANIKVAKMAKKATAITSQTQSRLAKASDDVISLVSCNSGITTAGSISFLESALTCVSLIKDIRIPKENLFVKAALTAKKTSVGRRIFVLGNMYTFPLAMYCAAKFYEVLGYDAHYSRIEQFSHMELFSARKGDTVIIFDDKNPHVLHLGKNLKKIGINLIHPDIPSEKLSQILYCIFLSQMIPLNEAKKKKRKDCYFIVAKKLRDVSNHMIY, translated from the coding sequence ATGAATTCCATTGAGGCATATGAGAAAGACATCCAGATGCAATTGGATTTTTTAAAGTCATTCAGACAGCAAAAGACACTGTCTGCACGAAGGCAAAAAAACATCATATTTTCAGGCAGCGGGGATTCTCTGGCATCCGCATTGCTTGCAGAATCCATGTCTGATGGAGTCGTAAGGGCAATGGATCCGTTGGACCTGTATCGCAACAAAAAACTTGTAAAATCAAGACATGTCTATTTCATCTCAATTTCTGGAAATACAATTGCCAACATCAAAGTCGCAAAAATGGCAAAAAAAGCAACTGCAATCACCTCTCAAACTCAAAGCAGGCTGGCCAAGGCATCTGATGACGTCATATCCCTTGTCTCATGCAACAGCGGTATCACTACTGCTGGCAGCATCTCCTTTTTGGAAAGCGCACTGACATGCGTTTCCTTGATAAAAGACATCCGTATTCCAAAAGAAAATCTATTTGTCAAAGCTGCCTTGACTGCAAAAAAAACCAGCGTTGGCAGGAGGATTTTTGTTTTGGGAAACATGTACACGTTTCCTTTGGCAATGTACTGTGCTGCAAAATTTTATGAGGTTCTGGGATATGATGCGCATTATTCCCGGATAGAGCAATTCTCCCACATGGAGTTATTTTCTGCAAGGAAAGGCGATACGGTAATTATCTTTGATGATAAAAATCCTCACGTTCTACATCTGGGAAAAAATCTCAAAAAAATAGGCATCAATTTGATTCATCCCGACATCCCGTCTGAAAAATTATCGCAGATACTGTATTGCATTTTTCTTTCTCAGATGATTCCTCTTAATGAGGCAAAAAAGAAAAAAAGAAAGGACTGTTATTTCATTGTTGCAAAAAAGTTACGTGATGTTTCCAACCACATGATCTATTGA
- a CDS encoding metalloregulator ArsR/SmtB family transcription factor: MESPWKAMADDSRRQILLLLKKKNMTPTEILSHFSFTLPALSTHLRILKSCELVTEKRSGKNRVYSLNHDKTFEMMKFFSHMHGYSLSSLKEFLENEQ, translated from the coding sequence TTGGAATCCCCATGGAAAGCAATGGCTGATGACAGCAGAAGGCAGATCCTATTACTGCTCAAGAAAAAAAATATGACACCTACAGAAATTTTGTCTCATTTCAGTTTCACGTTGCCTGCCTTGTCCACCCATCTTAGAATCCTAAAAAGTTGTGAACTGGTTACAGAAAAGAGATCTGGAAAGAACAGGGTGTATTCTTTGAATCATGACAAAACATTTGAAATGATGAAGTTTTTCAGCCATATGCACGGCTATTCTCTAAGCAGCCTCAAAGAGTTCTTGGAGAATGAACAATAG
- a CDS encoding multicopper oxidase domain-containing protein, whose protein sequence is MNKSRSRIMITSISVIFAMSALYFTFSGDISAQLEDNVFVTHSGSVITTSGEIIDPVYTTTTVPEYTEATVEFDPMDYLREFDYGQVSTLPDGSTLREFTIIAEDDQVMEVSPGIFFNVWTFNGTVPGPTIRATEGDTVRINFINNGSKEHTMHFHGIHPAEMDGVFEIVGSGGGQFTYEFEAGPVGVHPYHCHVMPLEEHIVRGLYGVFIVDPKEGRPAADEMVMVLNGLDMDFDGENNFYAANTIPFYYQHHPIEINANELVRVYVVNMVEFDPINNLHLHGNLFHYYPTGTDTVPSFYTDMITLSQTERGIMEFEYQYPGKYLFHAHKVEFSEKGWVGIFLVKDNLDQELQTGIEYGS, encoded by the coding sequence ATGAACAAGTCTCGTTCTAGAATTATGATCACGTCAATATCTGTAATCTTTGCAATGTCTGCACTTTACTTTACATTTTCAGGAGATATTAGTGCTCAACTAGAAGATAATGTCTTTGTCACACATTCTGGTAGTGTCATAACGACATCCGGTGAAATAATTGATCCTGTGTATACCACAACAACTGTTCCTGAATACACCGAGGCAACTGTGGAATTTGATCCAATGGATTATTTGCGAGAATTTGACTATGGACAAGTCTCTACACTGCCTGACGGTTCCACTCTGAGAGAATTTACAATTATTGCCGAGGATGACCAAGTCATGGAGGTATCTCCGGGAATATTCTTTAATGTCTGGACCTTCAACGGAACGGTTCCAGGTCCAACGATAAGGGCTACTGAGGGAGACACTGTTCGAATAAACTTCATCAACAATGGTTCCAAGGAACACACGATGCACTTTCATGGAATTCATCCTGCAGAGATGGATGGAGTATTTGAGATAGTCGGTTCTGGCGGAGGGCAATTTACCTATGAATTTGAAGCTGGGCCTGTAGGTGTTCATCCATACCACTGTCACGTTATGCCCCTTGAAGAACACATCGTACGTGGTCTTTATGGCGTCTTCATTGTTGATCCAAAAGAGGGCAGACCTGCAGCAGATGAAATGGTAATGGTTCTAAATGGTTTGGATATGGACTTTGATGGAGAAAACAACTTTTATGCTGCAAACACGATTCCGTTTTACTATCAACATCATCCGATTGAAATTAACGCCAATGAACTAGTCAGAGTTTATGTCGTGAACATGGTTGAATTTGATCCGATAAACAATCTTCACTTACATGGCAATCTGTTCCATTACTATCCAACCGGAACAGACACTGTTCCGTCGTTTTACACTGACATGATTACTTTGTCTCAGACTGAGCGCGGCATCATGGAATTTGAATATCAATATCCTGGAAAATATCTCTTTCATGCTCATAAGGTGGAATTTTCAGAAAAAGGCTGGGTTGGAATATTTCTAGTTAAAGACAACCTGGATCAAGAATTACAAACAGGAATAGAATATGGAAGTTAG
- a CDS encoding methyltransferase domain-containing protein, with the protein MKMTKKLTPDEIRIRFDKEVERFSNLETGQSAAIDSPLQMDLITSSAQHTNPNAKKVLDIGCGAGNYTIKLLEKIPNLECTLLDLSRPMLDRARERVQPLTLGKINTIQTDIRMENIGIETFDIVIASAILHHLREAVEWKRVFKKIYDSLVVGGSFWIYDLISHEDSKIQKMSMDVWGDYLAKQGGESYKNEVFEYKEKEDTPRSMTFQLDLLKNVGFSKVEILHKNSVFGSFGAIK; encoded by the coding sequence ATGAAAATGACGAAAAAATTAACTCCTGATGAAATAAGAATACGATTTGATAAAGAAGTTGAAAGGTTCTCCAATCTTGAAACTGGCCAGAGTGCTGCAATTGATTCGCCATTACAAATGGATTTGATAACATCTTCAGCACAGCATACAAACCCGAATGCCAAAAAAGTTTTAGATATTGGATGCGGAGCTGGCAATTATACGATCAAATTATTGGAGAAAATACCCAATCTAGAGTGCACACTTTTAGACCTGAGTAGGCCAATGTTGGATAGAGCTAGAGAAAGAGTCCAACCTTTGACCCTTGGAAAAATAAATACTATTCAGACAGACATCAGAATGGAAAATATCGGAATTGAAACATTTGACATAGTGATAGCCTCGGCAATACTTCATCATCTCAGAGAGGCAGTAGAATGGAAAAGAGTCTTTAAAAAAATATATGATTCATTGGTTGTTGGTGGTTCTTTTTGGATTTATGATTTGATTTCTCACGAAGATAGTAAAATACAAAAAATGAGCATGGATGTATGGGGAGATTATTTGGCAAAGCAAGGTGGCGAATCATACAAAAATGAAGTATTCGAGTACAAAGAAAAAGAAGATACCCCCAGAAGCATGACATTTCAATTGGATCTTTTGAAAAATGTGGGATTTAGTAAAGTTGAGATACTGCACAAAAATTCAGTTTTTGGTTCCTTTGGAGCCATAAAATAA
- a CDS encoding divalent cation transporter — protein MEVSGKPAKGKMIASGMIPFAFLVLLIAYIFGPGSDVLDLGVPLPEITMEKVDFVDSEIFVTVRNTGPIPVEIAMADINDRIQPAAVEPDRFLERYETALVRIPFAWNEAEPYRIGLTIEDGTRFEKEIDAAALALEPTLELAGFFALIGTYVGIIPVMIGLLWLPFIKRISKNKYHFFLALTAGLLLFLAIDSIEEALEVSDENLSGSFNGALLVATVVVMSFLGLYYAGDKLVKRVETSRITKPVAIALMISIGIGLHNFGEGLAIGAAVGLGSIAFSTFLIVGFAIHNTTEGIAIASPLSRGKGLTGKALMGRLVALGLIAGSPAIFGAWIGGFVYSPFTSVVFLSIGAGAIFQVIITILRWIREEGDKNLSSASVASGFAIGMLVMYLTSILV, from the coding sequence ATGGAAGTTAGCGGTAAACCGGCAAAAGGCAAGATGATTGCAAGTGGAATGATTCCATTTGCATTTCTTGTACTTTTGATAGCATACATTTTTGGTCCAGGTTCTGATGTTTTAGATTTAGGTGTACCATTACCCGAAATAACAATGGAAAAAGTTGATTTTGTAGATTCTGAAATATTTGTAACTGTTAGAAATACCGGACCAATCCCCGTAGAGATTGCAATGGCAGACATTAATGATAGGATTCAGCCTGCTGCAGTAGAACCTGATAGATTCTTAGAAAGATATGAAACTGCTCTGGTAAGAATACCTTTTGCATGGAATGAGGCAGAGCCATACAGAATTGGATTGACAATTGAAGACGGAACTAGATTTGAAAAAGAGATAGATGCTGCTGCACTTGCATTGGAACCTACTCTTGAGCTTGCAGGGTTCTTTGCACTAATTGGAACTTATGTTGGAATCATACCTGTAATGATTGGATTACTTTGGCTTCCATTTATCAAAAGGATTAGTAAAAACAAATATCATTTCTTTTTGGCACTTACTGCGGGATTGCTATTATTCTTGGCCATTGATTCTATTGAAGAGGCGCTAGAGGTCTCTGATGAGAATCTTTCGGGCAGTTTCAATGGTGCACTGTTAGTAGCTACAGTTGTAGTCATGTCATTTCTTGGCTTGTACTATGCTGGTGATAAATTAGTAAAAAGAGTAGAAACATCCAGAATTACAAAGCCTGTCGCAATCGCATTGATGATTTCCATTGGAATTGGATTGCATAATTTTGGTGAAGGGCTTGCAATCGGTGCAGCTGTAGGCTTGGGTTCAATCGCATTTAGTACATTTCTGATAGTTGGATTTGCCATACACAATACAACTGAAGGAATAGCCATTGCGTCACCCCTGTCTAGAGGAAAAGGATTGACAGGAAAAGCATTGATGGGAAGACTTGTGGCGCTGGGATTAATTGCAGGTTCTCCCGCTATTTTTGGCGCATGGATAGGCGGTTTTGTTTATTCCCCGTTTACATCCGTAGTGTTTCTTTCAATAGGTGCAGGTGCAATATTTCAAGTAATAATTACCATATTGAGATGGATACGAGAAGAAGGTGACAAAAATCTTTCAAGTGCCTCAGTGGCTTCTGGATTTGCTATTGGAATGCTTGTGATGTATCTAACAAGTATTTTGGTCTAA
- a CDS encoding transcriptional regulator: MEDYLEVILELVELKGYATPSDISNYMNVRPPSVTKMLRRLDEEKYIEYTKYRGLKLNVKGKNLANEIRQKHSDLLEFFEIIGVDKSTANIDVEGMEHHLNPKTIKQLRKFITIVKSKPDLLAIFNKTNS; the protein is encoded by the coding sequence ATGGAGGATTATCTTGAGGTGATCCTTGAATTGGTTGAGCTAAAAGGGTATGCTACACCTTCAGATATCTCAAATTACATGAATGTTCGTCCACCCAGTGTTACAAAAATGCTGAGGAGATTGGATGAAGAAAAATACATAGAATATACAAAATATCGGGGACTGAAACTTAACGTTAAAGGAAAAAACCTTGCAAATGAAATACGCCAAAAGCATAGTGATCTCTTGGAATTTTTTGAAATCATTGGCGTGGACAAGTCTACTGCAAACATAGATGTGGAGGGGATGGAACATCACCTGAACCCAAAAACTATAAAACAGTTGAGAAAATTCATCACCATAGTGAAATCAAAACCCGATCTGCTTGCCATTTTTAATAAAACAAACTCTTGA
- a CDS encoding MarR family transcriptional regulator codes for MLKTSAKTWEKAADIELRERFSLIGSQWKIIVVLSMKEGITQKHIADMAFVEAPTLVPVIDKMEKQGYLTRQSDPSDRRNNLIFMTEKSKEIVDPIIECILEIRNMGLNKISKKDMEIARKVLEQITINTEEFIRKKGEKTDPDLWNNPQNKSEKTLIKL; via the coding sequence ATGCTAAAGACATCTGCAAAGACATGGGAAAAGGCAGCAGATATTGAATTGCGTGAACGTTTTAGTCTCATAGGCTCACAATGGAAGATCATCGTGGTACTCTCGATGAAGGAAGGCATAACTCAGAAACACATTGCAGACATGGCATTTGTCGAGGCTCCAACTTTAGTACCAGTAATTGACAAGATGGAAAAACAAGGATACCTAACAAGACAATCAGATCCCAGTGATCGTAGAAACAATTTGATCTTCATGACTGAGAAATCAAAAGAGATAGTGGATCCGATAATTGAATGCATACTGGAGATAAGGAACATGGGATTGAATAAAATCTCAAAAAAAGACATGGAAATTGCAAGAAAAGTGTTGGAGCAAATTACGATCAACACGGAAGAATTCATCAGGAAGAAAGGAGAAAAGACGGATCCTGATCTTTGGAACAATCCGCAAAACAAATCCGAGAAAACCCTGATAAAGCTATAG
- a CDS encoding NAD(P)H-binding protein produces the protein MVTGATGFIGTRLISHLSKLGYSVKGMTRKNLSDTKNVKYVQADVFDVTQLEKGLEGVEVAYYLLHSMEGSKDHWKEFASREKIQAQNFLVAATKAGVKRIIYLGGLVNDSLELSPHMRSRKEVGEILSSGDIPVTELRASLIIGAQGGSYAMLRYLVERLPVMVCPSWVKSLAQPIAVDDVIQYLSGCMIHPETAGKTYEIGGKDKMTYEQLMRVYAKYLNKSLFVMQIPFLTTRLSSYWVDLITPVKASLARPLIDSLVHDTVVTDDSITKIIPLQLKSVIDAIDIATKEIRENPPDTPLREERTGFKINQKLLLVSLIAMAVVGTTYYWLDDRIELFEPVWILAGVFWYIAIISAIVFVKSKTRLGFLIGGVLSWITLAFWLFDNFYVVFETSLIIDKPNELITIRNFIWAALSTLAVIASHNTFHKIIDYQFKGKPI, from the coding sequence ATGGTTACAGGCGCAACTGGATTTATTGGGACACGTCTAATATCACACCTTTCCAAACTTGGTTATTCTGTAAAGGGGATGACAAGGAAAAACCTTTCAGATACTAAAAATGTGAAATATGTTCAAGCAGATGTCTTTGATGTAACTCAATTAGAGAAAGGATTGGAAGGAGTGGAGGTTGCATACTATCTGCTTCATTCCATGGAAGGTAGCAAGGATCACTGGAAGGAATTTGCATCACGTGAAAAAATCCAGGCCCAGAACTTTCTTGTAGCAGCGACAAAGGCAGGAGTTAAGAGAATAATCTATCTTGGAGGATTGGTAAACGACAGCCTGGAATTATCTCCACATATGAGAAGTAGAAAAGAAGTGGGAGAGATACTTTCATCGGGCGATATCCCAGTAACAGAACTGCGTGCATCATTAATCATTGGTGCTCAGGGTGGCTCTTATGCCATGTTAAGATATCTAGTTGAAAGACTACCTGTTATGGTTTGCCCTTCCTGGGTAAAGTCACTTGCACAACCCATTGCAGTTGATGATGTGATACAATATCTTTCAGGATGCATGATACATCCGGAGACCGCAGGAAAAACCTACGAAATCGGCGGCAAGGACAAAATGACCTACGAGCAACTCATGCGGGTTTATGCCAAATATTTGAACAAGAGTCTGTTTGTAATGCAGATTCCGTTTCTCACTACGCGGCTATCCTCATACTGGGTTGATCTCATTACTCCAGTGAAGGCATCATTAGCAAGACCATTGATAGACAGCCTGGTTCACGATACAGTCGTCACTGACGATTCCATTACCAAAATTATTCCATTGCAACTCAAATCAGTGATTGATGCAATTGATATTGCAACAAAGGAAATTAGGGAAAATCCACCAGATACTCCATTGCGAGAGGAGCGTACGGGATTCAAGATTAATCAAAAACTTTTACTTGTATCACTGATTGCAATGGCAGTAGTTGGAACAACATACTACTGGCTGGATGACCGAATTGAACTTTTTGAACCCGTGTGGATTTTAGCAGGGGTATTTTGGTACATTGCAATAATATCTGCAATAGTTTTTGTCAAAAGCAAGACAAGGTTGGGTTTTCTTATCGGAGGTGTACTGTCATGGATAACTCTGGCCTTTTGGCTCTTTGACAACTTCTATGTCGTGTTCGAGACCTCGCTGATAATTGACAAGCCCAACGAACTGATAACAATTAGAAATTTTATCTGGGCTGCATTATCCACACTGGCTGTAATCGCGTCACACAATACGTTTCACAAAATAATTGACTATCAGTTCAAAGGAAAGCCAATCTAA
- a CDS encoding dihydrofolate reductase, protein MGRIILYIAVSLDGYIAREAGAVDWLPTNTDSGYGEFYKLIDTVIMGKKTYDQILTFGDYPYKEKKSFVFSRNNSKTKDENVEFTSNVEEFAKKFKPSLKENIWLIGGSDLLSAFLQHKLVDEIILSVIPIVLGSGISLFQNIHQEVKLELLKTTKYDGLVELCYKVLK, encoded by the coding sequence GTGGGAAGGATAATTCTCTACATTGCAGTAAGTCTGGACGGATACATTGCAAGAGAGGCTGGGGCTGTTGATTGGCTTCCTACAAACACTGATTCCGGATACGGTGAATTCTACAAATTAATTGATACTGTAATAATGGGGAAAAAGACTTACGACCAAATCTTGACCTTTGGAGACTATCCGTACAAAGAAAAGAAATCTTTTGTATTTTCAAGAAATAATTCTAAAACAAAAGATGAGAATGTCGAGTTTACATCAAATGTTGAAGAATTTGCAAAAAAATTCAAGCCCTCTTTAAAAGAAAATATTTGGTTGATTGGAGGCTCTGATCTTCTTTCTGCATTTTTACAGCACAAATTAGTAGATGAAATTATCTTGTCGGTGATCCCAATTGTTTTGGGATCTGGAATTTCTTTGTTTCAAAATATCCATCAAGAAGTTAAACTGGAATTGCTAAAAACAACAAAGTATGATGGACTAGTCGAATTATGCTATAAAGTCTTGAAATAA